Genomic segment of Desulfurobacteriaceae bacterium:
TAATCTGCTTTCAACCGATTTTATTTTTTGGACCATTCTCCCGCTTTTACCTTTTCTAATATCAAACTTAACAACAGAGTAAACTCTATTACAATCCGGTTCTAAAGTTTCATATGCCTTTTTGATGATTTCTAAGGCCTCTTCTATAGTTTCTGTTTCAAATATCGTTCCCATTGGAGTGAGTTTATAGGTAACTCCACTTTCATCTACCATCTTTATTATTCTTGAAACGTACGCACTTACACTTTCTCCCTTGTCTGTAGGAAACATTGCAAACTCAACAAGAACAGACATTTCTACCTCCTTTCATAGTTTTTTCTTATCATTTAAATTAAGCTTTTCGAACGAAAGAGGAGGAAAAATGTCAAAACCAATAGGAATATGCATAGGAGAACCCTCTACAAGAGAAGTTGAATTCGTAAGCTCAAAAGCTATTCAACTTGGGGACTACGTTGAACTTGAATATGAAGGATACAAAGTCTTAGGGTTCGTTAGAGAAATAAGAAGAATAAATAAAACTTTAGCTGAAGACCTTGAACCAGAGGATATTGAACATCTAAAAAGAATTACAGGAAAAAACTCTTTCTTCAGAGGAAAAATTTCTATTTTAGGAGATGTCAATAAAAGAATGTTTGTCCCTAGAGTTCCTCCAGAACCAGGGACAGACATTTTCTTAGCTTCAAAAG
This window contains:
- a CDS encoding MTH1187 family thiamine-binding protein, producing MSVLVEFAMFPTDKGESVSAYVSRIIKMVDESGVTYKLTPMGTIFETETIEEALEIIKKAYETLEPDCNRVYSVVKFDIRKGKSGRMVQKIKSVESRLNREVSK